From Bordetella flabilis, the proteins below share one genomic window:
- a CDS encoding TRAP transporter substrate-binding protein, whose protein sequence is MLNSMKKLVVALAAVSACTAAGMAHAQDVKTRIIRFGYGLNDESVQGRAARYLAEELGKLSGGKLKMRTFGSANLGSDEQMQAALVGGSQEMMVGSTAPLATMVKEFGVYDLPFLFNNEKEADAVLDGPFGEKLLKMLDAKGLVGLVYWENGFRDVTNSKRPIAKAEDMEGIKLRVMQNQIALGVFGALGANAVPMPFSELFTALETRTVDGQENPVSTIQSSKFYEVQPYLSLTHHVYTPWVVLASKKWWDTLSPDEQKLIREAAVKSREFERKDSRADSQKSMQMLEKSGMKINKVSDEELKRLRAKAQPVVDKYTQELGPDLVKQLQDEINKVRQG, encoded by the coding sequence ATGTTGAATTCAATGAAAAAACTCGTCGTCGCGCTGGCGGCGGTATCGGCCTGCACCGCCGCAGGCATGGCCCACGCGCAGGACGTCAAGACGCGCATCATCCGCTTCGGCTACGGGCTGAACGACGAGAGCGTGCAGGGGCGCGCCGCGCGCTACCTGGCCGAAGAGCTGGGCAAGCTCAGCGGCGGCAAGCTGAAGATGCGCACCTTCGGTTCGGCCAACCTGGGTTCGGACGAGCAGATGCAGGCGGCGCTGGTGGGCGGCTCGCAGGAAATGATGGTGGGTTCGACCGCGCCGCTGGCCACCATGGTCAAGGAGTTCGGGGTCTACGACCTGCCCTTCCTGTTCAACAACGAGAAGGAAGCGGACGCCGTGCTCGATGGCCCCTTCGGCGAGAAACTGCTGAAGATGCTGGACGCCAAGGGCCTGGTGGGCCTGGTCTATTGGGAGAATGGCTTTCGCGACGTGACCAATTCCAAGCGGCCCATCGCCAAGGCCGAGGACATGGAAGGCATAAAGCTGCGCGTCATGCAGAACCAGATCGCGCTGGGCGTATTCGGTGCACTGGGCGCTAACGCCGTGCCGATGCCCTTTTCCGAGCTCTTTACCGCGCTGGAGACTCGCACGGTGGATGGGCAGGAGAATCCCGTCTCGACCATTCAGAGCAGCAAGTTCTACGAAGTGCAGCCCTATCTGAGCCTGACCCACCACGTCTATACCCCGTGGGTGGTGCTGGCTTCGAAGAAGTGGTGGGATACGCTGTCGCCGGACGAGCAGAAGCTGATCCGCGAGGCAGCGGTGAAGTCGCGCGAATTCGAACGCAAGGACAGCCGCGCCGATTCCCAGAAGTCCATGCAGATGCTGGAGAAGTCCGGCATGAAGATCAACAAGGTCTCCGACGAGGAACTGAAGCGGTTGCGCGCCAAGGCGCAGCCGGTCGTCGACAAGTACACGCAGGAGCTGGGACCCGACCTGGTCAAGCAACTGCAGGACGAGATCAACAAAGTACGGCAAGGGTAG
- a CDS encoding IlvD/Edd family dehydratase produces the protein MSSASPRRLRSQKWFDDPSHADMTAIYVERYLNYGLTRAELQSGRPIIGIAQTGSDLAPCNRHHLELSQRTKAAIRDAGGIPMEFPVHPLAEQGRRPTAALDRNLAYLGLVEILHGYPLDGVVLTTGCDKTTPACLMAAATVDIPAIVLSGGPMLDGWHEGKRVGSGTIIWHARNLMAAGKIDYEGFMQLATASSPSVGHCNTMGTALSMNSLAEALGMSLPTCASIPAPYRERGQMAYATGLRIVDMVREDLRPSRILTRRAFENAIVVASALGASTNCPPHLIAIARHMGVDLTLDDWQRFGEDVPLLVNCVPAGEYLGENFHRAGGVPAVQHELLAAGLLHGDCLTVSGKTVGEIASQAATGDRDVIRTCAAPLKQRAGFIVLSGNFFDSAIMKMSVVGEDFRRAYLSEPGHENAFEARAIVFDGPEDYHARIGDPALNIDERCILVIRGAGPVAYPGGAEVVNMAPPARLIQQGIDSLPCMGDGRQSGTSASPSILNMSPEAAVGGGLAWLRTGDRIRVDLNARTVTLAVDAEELEARRAQASFEIAPPQTPWQEIFRGMTGQLSTGMCLEPATLYLKVVEQRGDPRHSH, from the coding sequence ATGTCTTCCGCATCTCCGCGCCGCCTGCGCAGCCAGAAATGGTTCGATGATCCTTCCCACGCCGACATGACGGCGATCTATGTCGAGCGTTACCTGAACTACGGCCTGACCCGCGCCGAGCTGCAATCGGGCCGGCCCATCATCGGCATCGCGCAGACCGGCAGCGACCTGGCGCCCTGCAACCGGCACCATCTGGAGCTGTCGCAGCGGACCAAGGCGGCCATACGGGATGCGGGGGGCATCCCGATGGAGTTCCCCGTTCACCCGCTGGCTGAGCAGGGGCGCCGGCCCACGGCCGCGCTGGACCGCAACCTGGCCTACCTGGGCCTGGTGGAAATCCTGCATGGCTATCCCCTGGACGGCGTGGTCCTGACCACGGGTTGCGACAAGACCACGCCGGCCTGCCTGATGGCGGCCGCCACGGTCGATATCCCGGCCATCGTATTGTCCGGGGGCCCCATGCTGGACGGTTGGCACGAGGGCAAGCGGGTCGGTTCGGGCACCATCATCTGGCATGCGCGCAACCTGATGGCGGCCGGCAAGATCGACTACGAAGGCTTCATGCAGCTGGCCACCGCGTCGTCGCCGTCGGTCGGGCACTGCAATACGATGGGCACCGCCCTGTCGATGAATTCGCTGGCCGAGGCCCTCGGCATGTCGCTGCCCACCTGCGCCAGCATCCCGGCGCCTTACCGCGAGCGCGGCCAGATGGCCTACGCCACCGGCCTGCGCATCGTCGACATGGTGCGCGAGGACCTGCGGCCTTCGCGCATCCTGACGCGTCGCGCCTTCGAGAACGCCATCGTGGTGGCCTCGGCGCTGGGCGCGTCCACGAATTGCCCACCCCACCTCATCGCCATCGCGCGCCACATGGGCGTGGACCTGACGCTGGACGACTGGCAGCGCTTCGGCGAGGACGTTCCCCTGCTGGTGAACTGCGTCCCCGCCGGCGAGTACCTGGGCGAGAACTTCCACCGCGCCGGCGGCGTGCCGGCCGTGCAGCACGAGCTGCTTGCCGCGGGCCTGCTGCATGGCGATTGCCTGACGGTGTCCGGCAAGACCGTGGGCGAGATCGCGTCGCAGGCGGCCACCGGCGACCGCGATGTCATCCGGACATGTGCGGCGCCGCTCAAGCAGCGCGCCGGTTTCATCGTGCTGTCGGGCAATTTCTTCGACAGCGCGATCATGAAGATGTCGGTCGTGGGCGAGGATTTCCGCCGCGCCTATCTGTCCGAGCCGGGCCACGAGAATGCGTTCGAAGCGCGCGCCATCGTGTTCGACGGCCCTGAGGATTACCACGCGCGCATCGGCGACCCGGCGCTCAATATCGACGAGCGCTGCATCCTGGTGATACGCGGCGCCGGCCCGGTGGCATACCCCGGCGGCGCCGAGGTGGTCAACATGGCGCCGCCTGCGCGCCTGATCCAGCAGGGCATCGACTCGCTGCCGTGCATGGGCGACGGGCGCCAGAGCGGAACGTCGGCCAGTCCGTCCATCCTGAACATGTCGCCCGAGGCGGCGGTCGGCGGCGGGTTGGCGTGGCTGCGCACCGGCGACCGCATCCGCGTGGACCTGAATGCGCGCACGGTGACGCTGGCGGTCGACGCCGAAGAACTCGAAGCGCGCCGCGCGCAGGCCTCGTTCGAGATTGCCCCGCCGCAAACGCCGTGGCAGGAGATCTTCCGCGGCATGACGGGGCAGTTGTCCACCGGCATGTGCCTGGAGCCGGCGACGCTCTACCTCAAGGTCGTGGAGCAGCGCGGCGACCCGCGGCATTCGCACTAA
- a CDS encoding TRAP transporter small permease, with protein MQTRPPPPAAPQALRRALDFVFRVQGWLMVGCLAVMVVLLFGNVALRYAFNSGINVSDEVSRLAFVWLIFIGSVLAVRSHTHMGVTMLVERFGPGARRASHLFCQVLILAVLCMFIKGSWEQTVIAMGTRLPVTGMPAATFAAACLYAGVAMALLTLADIILTLAGAEPPLDASAVDPLT; from the coding sequence ATGCAGACCCGCCCCCCGCCACCGGCGGCACCGCAGGCCTTGCGGCGCGCGCTCGATTTCGTTTTCCGCGTCCAGGGATGGCTAATGGTCGGCTGCCTGGCGGTCATGGTGGTGCTGCTGTTCGGCAACGTGGCCCTGCGCTACGCCTTCAATTCCGGCATCAATGTCTCCGACGAAGTGTCGCGCCTGGCCTTCGTATGGCTGATCTTCATCGGTTCGGTGCTCGCCGTGCGCAGCCATACCCACATGGGCGTGACCATGCTGGTGGAACGCTTCGGGCCCGGCGCGCGCCGGGCGTCGCACCTGTTCTGCCAGGTGCTGATCCTGGCCGTGCTGTGCATGTTCATCAAGGGCAGCTGGGAACAAACCGTGATCGCCATGGGAACGCGCCTGCCCGTCACCGGCATGCCGGCCGCCACCTTCGCCGCCGCCTGCCTGTATGCGGGGGTCGCCATGGCCTTGCTGACGCTGGCCGACATCATCCTGACCCTGGCCGGCGCAGAACCTCCGCTGGATGCCAGCGCCGTCGATCCCCTTACCTGA
- a CDS encoding TRAP transporter large permease, which produces MILTVFLVVLLGLLALGMPIAFALLISAVPMMFQMDFVDPQILAQNMLSGANSFTLMAVPLFMLAGELMNEGGISRRIVNLASMFVGHIRGGLGYVAIFASVLLAALSGSAVADAAALGSLLIPMLRDKGYEAGDSAGLIAAGGIIAPIIPPSISFIIFGVATNVSITRLFFAGIAPGLLMALTLIAVWSWTVRRSGKNVLPSPRQPWSARLRAVRESVWALMLPVIIIGGLRGGIFTPTEAAVVAAVYALLISLFVYREIGFKDLGPLFMRAAMTTAIVMFLVAAAMVSSYMITLADMPQALVALLEPILDHPKWLMFALLILLTLIGTAMDLTPTILILAPVLMPVVTKAGIDPVYFGVMFVMVGCVGLLTPPVGTVLNVVAGVARIKMETIIRGAWRYVVAYTLLLVLMVIFPELITVPAKWIH; this is translated from the coding sequence ATGATCCTCACCGTTTTCCTGGTTGTACTGCTGGGCCTGCTCGCGCTGGGCATGCCGATCGCCTTCGCGCTGCTGATCAGCGCCGTGCCGATGATGTTCCAGATGGACTTCGTCGACCCGCAGATCCTGGCGCAGAACATGCTGTCCGGCGCCAACAGCTTCACGCTGATGGCGGTACCTCTCTTCATGCTTGCCGGCGAGTTGATGAATGAAGGCGGCATTTCGCGCCGCATCGTCAACCTGGCCTCGATGTTCGTGGGACATATCCGCGGCGGGCTGGGCTATGTGGCCATCTTCGCCAGCGTGCTGCTGGCTGCCCTGTCCGGGTCGGCGGTAGCCGATGCCGCGGCGCTGGGATCGCTGCTCATCCCCATGCTCCGGGACAAGGGCTACGAAGCCGGCGATTCCGCGGGCCTGATCGCCGCGGGCGGCATTATCGCGCCGATCATTCCGCCTTCGATTTCCTTCATCATCTTCGGCGTGGCGACCAATGTGTCCATCACCCGGCTGTTCTTCGCGGGCATCGCCCCCGGCCTGCTGATGGCGCTGACCCTGATCGCGGTCTGGTCATGGACCGTGCGGCGCAGCGGCAAGAATGTATTGCCGTCGCCGCGCCAACCGTGGAGCGCACGATTGCGGGCCGTGCGCGAATCGGTGTGGGCGCTGATGTTGCCCGTCATCATCATCGGCGGACTGCGCGGCGGCATTTTCACCCCGACCGAGGCCGCGGTCGTCGCGGCAGTCTATGCCCTGTTGATCAGCCTGTTTGTCTACCGCGAGATCGGTTTCAAGGACCTGGGCCCGCTGTTCATGCGGGCGGCCATGACCACGGCGATCGTCATGTTCCTGGTCGCGGCGGCGATGGTGTCCTCGTACATGATCACGCTGGCCGACATGCCGCAGGCCCTGGTCGCGCTGCTCGAGCCCATCCTAGATCACCCGAAATGGCTGATGTTCGCGCTGCTGATCCTGCTGACGCTGATCGGCACCGCCATGGACCTGACGCCCACCATCCTGATCCTCGCGCCTGTCCTGATGCCGGTGGTCACCAAGGCCGGCATCGACCCGGTGTACTTCGGCGTCATGTTCGTCATGGTCGGCTGCGTCGGCCTGCTCACGCCGCCGGTCGGGACGGTATTGAACGTAGTGGCGGGTGTCGCCCGTATCAAGATGGAAACCATCATCCGTGGCGCGTGGCGCTATGTGGTGGCCTATACGCTGTTGCTTGTGCTGATGGTGATCTTTCCCGAGCTGATTACCGTCCCGGCGAAATGGATACATTAG
- a CDS encoding cation:proton antiporter — MDVGVLVFGLATLLTLVCFMPPLAGRLKLPYSVLLAIVGCLLGIVLHLHGWAPPGLGGMLDSLEKFEISSETFLTVFLPVLLFETALSMNVRRLMDDIGPILMMAIVAVFLSTIVVGFALSSLSSYSLAACLLLGAIVATTDPAAVVGIFREVGAPKRLTTLVEGESLFNDAASIALYSVLVGVLAGHGEMSLGNVMTSFVISFVGGGLAGYAMGRLACMLFVVLRGFRTAEITLTLTLAYLTFYISDHYLHVSGVVATVIAGLVVGSTGRTRMAPTTFEHLTSAWGQFGFWANSLIFLFAAMLIPRLMADARPSDIALLIVLFVATLVARAVAVFGLLPLLRLTGLATRVSRAYQTVMLWGGLRGAVSLALALAVTEREDVPYEARQFIAVATTGFVLITLFLNGISLRPLIRMLKLNELSRREATIRDQALTVALGDLQEKTDEVATAEHIGPEVRERIHGVFDQSLTRLRDSEVRHMSIEERVDVGLAILARREEEMFFDVLKAQLVDWRMAEALLARSERLEDAVRAGGLAGFENAIAADVRYSRSFRAALRLHYLFGFQRWLANELGLRFAALMSKRSVAQRLILFANQQIRPLLGEEATQRIVAAHQRRLEAIENALQALNLQYPSYALWLQESYLGRVARELERMRYRDMLDQSLISGEVYADLVAQLEQRWEHIDRHPPLDIELGAAELIKRVPLFENLSPDSLRAISRLLKPRLALPDQPVLGKDRAGEEMCFVASGAVAVHLPDQTTFELGSGEFFGELALLGEQELMPDVTSLGYSKLLMMSARDFRALLARDAELRERIEKVARQRLRAIEVWRQFSATAPS; from the coding sequence ATGGATGTAGGGGTACTGGTCTTCGGCCTGGCGACCTTGCTCACGCTGGTCTGCTTCATGCCGCCGCTGGCCGGCCGGCTGAAGCTGCCGTATTCCGTTTTGCTGGCCATCGTCGGCTGTCTGCTGGGCATCGTGCTCCATCTGCATGGCTGGGCGCCGCCGGGGCTGGGCGGCATGCTGGATTCGCTCGAGAAGTTCGAGATCTCCTCGGAAACTTTCCTTACCGTTTTCCTTCCTGTGCTGCTGTTCGAGACGGCGCTGTCCATGAACGTGCGGCGCCTGATGGATGACATCGGCCCCATCCTGATGATGGCGATCGTGGCCGTGTTCCTTTCCACCATCGTCGTGGGCTTCGCCCTGAGCAGCCTGTCGTCCTACAGCCTGGCGGCCTGCCTGCTGCTGGGCGCCATCGTGGCCACCACGGACCCGGCCGCGGTGGTGGGCATCTTCCGCGAAGTGGGCGCGCCCAAGCGGCTGACCACCCTGGTGGAGGGAGAAAGCCTGTTCAACGACGCGGCGTCCATCGCCCTGTATTCGGTGCTGGTGGGCGTGCTTGCGGGCCATGGCGAAATGTCGCTGGGCAACGTCATGACGAGCTTCGTGATCAGCTTCGTCGGCGGGGGGCTGGCCGGCTACGCCATGGGACGCCTGGCCTGCATGCTTTTCGTCGTCCTGCGCGGTTTCCGCACGGCGGAGATCACGCTGACGTTGACGCTGGCTTACCTGACCTTCTACATCAGCGACCATTACCTGCACGTGTCGGGCGTCGTTGCGACGGTAATCGCGGGACTCGTGGTCGGATCCACCGGGCGCACCCGCATGGCGCCCACCACCTTCGAACACCTGACCAGCGCCTGGGGGCAGTTCGGGTTCTGGGCCAATTCGCTGATCTTCCTGTTCGCGGCCATGCTGATCCCGCGGCTCATGGCGGACGCACGGCCCAGCGACATCGCGCTGCTCATCGTGTTGTTCGTGGCGACGCTGGTCGCGCGCGCCGTCGCCGTATTCGGCCTGCTGCCCCTCCTGCGCCTGACCGGGCTGGCGACCCGGGTGAGCCGCGCCTACCAGACCGTCATGCTGTGGGGAGGGCTGCGCGGGGCGGTGTCCCTGGCCCTGGCCCTGGCCGTGACCGAGCGTGAAGATGTTCCCTACGAGGCCCGCCAGTTCATCGCCGTCGCGACGACCGGGTTTGTGCTGATCACGCTGTTCCTCAACGGCATCAGCCTGCGGCCGCTGATACGCATGCTGAAGCTGAACGAACTGTCGCGGCGCGAAGCGACCATCCGCGACCAGGCCTTGACGGTGGCCCTCGGCGACCTGCAGGAGAAAACCGACGAGGTCGCCACCGCCGAACATATCGGCCCGGAAGTCCGCGAACGTATCCACGGGGTTTTCGACCAGAGCCTGACGCGGCTGCGCGACAGCGAGGTCCGCCACATGAGCATCGAGGAGCGGGTCGATGTCGGCCTGGCGATCCTTGCGCGTCGCGAGGAAGAAATGTTCTTCGACGTGCTGAAGGCGCAACTCGTCGACTGGCGCATGGCCGAAGCGCTGCTGGCGCGGTCCGAGCGGCTGGAAGACGCCGTGCGCGCCGGTGGGCTGGCCGGCTTTGAAAACGCCATCGCCGCCGACGTGCGGTATTCCCGTTCGTTCCGCGCGGCACTGCGGCTGCACTATCTGTTCGGTTTCCAGCGCTGGCTGGCCAACGAACTGGGATTGCGTTTCGCCGCCCTGATGAGCAAGCGGTCCGTGGCGCAGCGCCTGATTCTTTTCGCCAACCAGCAGATCAGGCCGTTGCTGGGCGAGGAAGCCACGCAACGCATCGTGGCGGCACACCAGCGCCGGCTGGAGGCCATCGAGAATGCTCTCCAGGCGTTGAACCTCCAGTACCCTTCCTATGCCTTGTGGCTGCAGGAAAGCTATCTGGGGCGGGTCGCACGGGAACTGGAACGCATGCGCTATCGCGACATGCTGGACCAATCCCTGATCAGCGGGGAAGTCTATGCGGACCTGGTCGCCCAGCTGGAGCAGCGTTGGGAGCACATCGATCGTCATCCGCCGCTGGACATCGAGCTGGGCGCGGCCGAACTGATCAAGCGCGTGCCGCTGTTCGAAAACCTCAGTCCGGATTCGCTGCGCGCGATCTCGCGCCTGCTCAAGCCGCGTCTCGCATTGCCGGACCAGCCCGTCCTGGGCAAGGACCGCGCGGGCGAGGAAATGTGCTTCGTGGCCTCGGGCGCGGTGGCCGTGCACCTGCCGGACCAGACCACGTTCGAGCTGGGCAGCGGCGAATTCTTCGGGGAACTGGCCCTGCTGGGCGAGCAGGAGCTTATGCCGGATGTGACGTCGCTGGGCTATAGCAAGCTGCTCATGATGTCGGCCCGCGATTTCCGCGCCCTGCTGGCCCGCGACGCCGAACTGCGCGAACGCATCGAGAAAGTTGCGCGCCAGCGCCTGCGCGCGATCGAGGTGTGGCGACAGTTTTCCGCGACCGCGCCGTCCTGA
- a CDS encoding NUDIX hydrolase produces MPPNALHPSTPLSAENLYAVLRDHAQEAPPPLSRALHIAGSACGHATLAACDALRGQPGVRLDADALHIGEGMAPGPALNGVLASTARALREADCLRGWRDELLDITAPDGGHLGVIERAAVRPLGILTRAVHLNAWTPDGLLWVARRALDKATDPGMWDTLVGGLVAAGETLDVALIRECDEEAGLSPADVRARSALRTVLRMHRRLPEGYQVEDLLVSRCVLDAAVQPRNRDGEVMEIATVSAQQALAMVAAGEFTLEAGLVVVDDIAAQAGRR; encoded by the coding sequence ATGCCGCCGAACGCACTCCATCCGTCCACGCCGCTTTCCGCCGAGAACCTTTACGCCGTGCTGCGCGATCACGCGCAGGAAGCGCCGCCGCCCCTGTCGCGCGCGCTTCATATCGCGGGCAGCGCCTGCGGCCACGCCACCCTGGCGGCGTGCGATGCCCTGCGCGGCCAGCCCGGTGTCAGGCTCGACGCGGACGCCTTGCACATCGGAGAGGGCATGGCGCCCGGCCCGGCCTTGAACGGCGTGCTCGCCAGCACGGCGCGTGCCTTGCGGGAAGCTGACTGCCTGCGCGGCTGGCGCGATGAACTGCTGGACATCACGGCGCCGGATGGGGGGCATCTCGGCGTGATAGAACGCGCCGCAGTGCGGCCCCTGGGCATCCTGACACGCGCGGTGCACTTGAATGCCTGGACCCCGGACGGCCTGTTGTGGGTGGCGCGCCGCGCGCTGGACAAGGCCACCGATCCGGGCATGTGGGACACGCTCGTGGGCGGACTGGTCGCCGCCGGCGAAACGCTGGACGTCGCGCTCATCCGCGAATGCGACGAAGAGGCCGGCTTGTCCCCGGCCGATGTACGGGCACGCAGCGCGCTGCGCACGGTGCTGCGCATGCACCGGCGGCTGCCGGAGGGCTACCAGGTGGAGGACCTGCTGGTGAGCCGCTGCGTCCTGGACGCGGCGGTCCAGCCCCGCAACCGAGACGGCGAAGTCATGGAAATCGCCACCGTCAGCGCGCAACAGGCGCTGGCCATGGTGGCCGCGGGCGAATTCACGCTCGAAGCGGGCCTGGTCGTGGTCGACGACATCGCCGCGCAGGCCGGGCGGCGCTAG
- a CDS encoding LacI family DNA-binding transcriptional regulator encodes MTVRKSRTSRQSGVTMADVARSAGVSAITVSRALRTPEKVQPAVRARIEQACEQLGYVPNHAASALASARSRTVVVLIPSLSNIVFVDILAGIKEVLDAHSHHMHIGLTGYSAESEEALLRTYLQHSPDGLILTGVDHRPGVWKLLEARRIPTVHTIETLPDGPGLSVGFSQFDSGYAAGRHLVERGYRRIAVAGAQLDPRSLRRCEGCRQALRDADLYDPALEIMTPSKSSLSLGAELLDALLRDHPDCDAIFFCNDDLAQGAVFQCGRLGIAVPGRMGLIGFHDLNGTAWTTPPLSTIATPRYEIGRSAATLLMNELEGRPNPQRHLDLGFRLVQRETT; translated from the coding sequence ATGACGGTCCGGAAGTCCAGAACCTCGCGCCAGTCCGGCGTCACGATGGCCGATGTGGCCCGCTCGGCGGGCGTCAGCGCAATCACCGTGTCGCGCGCGCTGCGTACACCGGAGAAAGTGCAGCCGGCGGTGCGCGCCCGCATCGAGCAGGCCTGCGAGCAGCTCGGCTACGTTCCCAACCACGCCGCCAGCGCCCTGGCCTCGGCACGCTCGCGCACCGTCGTGGTGTTGATTCCTTCGCTCAGCAATATCGTCTTCGTCGACATCCTGGCCGGAATCAAGGAAGTGCTGGACGCCCACTCGCACCATATGCATATCGGCCTGACGGGCTATTCGGCGGAGTCCGAGGAGGCGCTGTTGCGGACGTATCTGCAGCACTCCCCCGACGGCCTGATCCTGACCGGCGTCGACCATCGTCCTGGCGTGTGGAAGCTGCTGGAGGCGCGCAGGATACCCACCGTCCATACGATCGAAACGCTGCCGGACGGCCCTGGCCTTAGTGTGGGGTTTTCCCAGTTCGACTCGGGCTACGCCGCCGGCCGGCATCTGGTGGAACGTGGCTATCGGCGCATCGCGGTGGCCGGCGCCCAGTTGGACCCTCGCTCCCTGCGTCGTTGCGAGGGCTGCCGCCAGGCGCTGCGCGACGCCGACCTGTACGACCCTGCGCTGGAAATCATGACGCCCAGCAAATCGTCCCTGAGCCTGGGCGCCGAATTGCTGGACGCGCTGCTGCGCGACCATCCCGACTGCGATGCGATTTTCTTCTGCAATGACGACCTGGCGCAGGGCGCCGTCTTCCAGTGCGGCCGGCTGGGAATCGCGGTGCCGGGCCGCATGGGCCTGATCGGTTTCCACGACCTGAACGGCACGGCATGGACCACGCCGCCCTTGTCCACCATCGCCACGCCGCGCTACGAGATCGGCCGTTCCGCGGCGACGCTGCTGATGAACGAACTTGAGGGCCGGCCGAATCCCCAGCGCCACCTGGACCTGGGTTTTCGCCTGGTCCAGCGCGAAACCACCTGA
- a CDS encoding phosphodiesterase yields MLGVDTDASLRAVLDAIRRDHGDADLLLATGDLSHDGTDASYRRFAEAVGALGIPARCLPGNHDMPAALQRILGAWTEPVADLGAWRIVLLDSRADGSNAGHLERAQFELLDHALATADGRPALVAMHHNAVQLSADWRDPMMLDNAAELFRHLARWRNTRLLLWGHVHQEFDRRRGSIRMLATPSTCFQFAIRDGRHRLDAQPPGYRWLKLYPDSSVATGVRRLDAAVWQAMMREWGLVEESRIA; encoded by the coding sequence ATGCTTGGCGTGGACACCGACGCCAGCTTGCGCGCCGTGCTGGACGCCATCCGGCGCGACCACGGCGACGCCGATCTGCTGCTGGCCACCGGCGACCTCTCGCATGACGGGACCGACGCTTCCTACCGGCGTTTTGCCGAGGCGGTCGGCGCCCTGGGCATCCCGGCGCGATGCCTGCCCGGCAACCACGACATGCCGGCGGCCCTGCAACGCATCTTGGGCGCGTGGACAGAGCCGGTGGCCGACCTGGGCGCCTGGCGCATCGTCCTCCTGGACTCGCGTGCCGATGGCTCCAATGCCGGGCACCTGGAACGCGCGCAATTCGAACTGCTCGATCATGCCTTGGCGACCGCGGACGGCCGCCCCGCCTTGGTCGCCATGCACCACAATGCGGTGCAGCTCAGCGCGGATTGGCGCGACCCGATGATGCTGGACAACGCCGCCGAGTTGTTCCGGCACCTGGCGCGCTGGCGCAATACGCGGCTGCTTCTGTGGGGCCATGTGCACCAGGAATTCGATCGCCGGCGCGGCAGCATCCGCATGTTGGCCACACCGTCGACCTGCTTCCAGTTCGCCATCCGCGACGGCCGGCACCGCCTGGATGCGCAGCCGCCAGGCTACCGCTGGCTCAAGTTGTATCCCGACAGCTCCGTTGCCACGGGAGTCAGGCGACTCGACGCGGCCGTGTGGCAGGCGATGATGCGGGAATGGGGGCTGGTGGAGGAAAGCCGGATCGCGTGA